The Ochotona princeps isolate mOchPri1 chromosome 22, mOchPri1.hap1, whole genome shotgun sequence nucleotide sequence CGGTGGGAAACGGGGCATGGGAGAGTGGACGGGTGGAGTTCGGGCGGGACCTGTGACATGCCCATGGCCTCTGCTGCTCATCCTTCCCCACAGGAGATCATGTTCctaacagctcagctctggctttagcTGGGCTGGGTAGCAGTGGCTAACattttctgggcctcagtttgccAGTCTGCACAATGGAACCATTGGGCTGAAGGATGCCTTGGAATAGTCTGTACGGAACAATCGGTGGGGCCTCAGACCTCAGAGGAGAGAGTAGGAGGTTGGTGCTTAGCCCTGCAGTGACATCAGCCCTCAGGCTGCTGAGCCGAGGTGGACAGGGCAATGATGGAAGGAGGCCATGGGACATGCCAAGACTGACGGCAGCCTGTAGACTCTCCACGGCAGCCAGGGCACCTCAAATAGGCCAAGATGATTGCAGAGACGGGGAAGCAGAGGCATGAACAGGTAGGGTGCCCAGGCCATGGTGCACAGCTGGTGAGGTGCAATTCAGATCCTAAGCCACCTCCCCTTACCACCGGGGACCCCAGAagttcttcttcctctcctgctcaCCTGCGGCCCTGGCGGCGAGGGGCTCATTGCCAGCTGCACCTGCAGTGCCATGGGGGTGGGCAGGACGGGAGGCTGGGGGGCCGGGGACATACTGACAGGGGGATTGAGGAGGGCACCCTGTGCGTGGGGGGGCAGTGGCAGCTGCTGGTGCAACGGGGGGCTCAGCGGGAAGGCGGGTGGCGGTGGTGGGGACGCACTAAGGCCCGTCAGCAGTGACTTGGAGCCCAGCGTCCGGGCGAGGCTGGCAGGAGAGGCCCCGCTGCGGAAGGCCTGCAGGTCCGAGGGTGTCAGGAAGGGCGCCAGGCCTGGCATAGTGTACACAGGCTGCTTGGGGGGCAGCATTTTGGCAGGTGGGTTGGCCTGCGTGCTCTTGTTTTCGCTCTGCTCCGGGGGGCTCTGGAAGAAGACAAGGGGCACCCATCAGTGTGGAAAAGGAGAGGGTAACAACAATGTGGGTGGTGAGGCCAGGAGCTCTCGCGATCCCGCCACGGCCCTGGGGCTGGCTCTCTTGGCCCCCCTCAGGAGAGTGGTTAGCACGCACTTGGCCCTGACCAGTCACTTCCTTGCCTGGTCCATGGTGAGTGCCCAGGTTCCTTAGACAGCAGAGATGTCTGTAGCAACCAGCCGaaccctgccccagcccccacgCCTTTGCCCAAGTCCGTTTTTACTCTGCTCTTTATCATCCACTCGATCCCATCGTCTCTGCTGACAGCTTCCAGAACAACGTCCCTGCCTCCACCACTCCCCGAGTCCCtcgcgctgctgctgctgacagcgTGGGCCAAGGAAAGCCCGTAAAACCGGGTTTGCTTATGAGTGCAGGCACTGACCACCATGAGTGACATCAGGcatgctgcccactgccctgAGAGCTGGGCTCGCACAGGAAGAATCTGTTTGCATTTCATTGCACCTGCTGCGCCCAGCGTGTGGCACGTGGCAGGTGTCCTGCAAACCCAACCATGTCAGTCTCAGCCCTTCTGCCCAAGGCCTAGCAGGCAGCCCATTCCCAGGCCCTGAGTCCTACTGCCCCCCTCGAGGGCCCCGCTTAGGGATACCATTACCTTGGAGACCAGGCTAGCCCGGTAGGCTGCCAGAGCCTTCAGATACTCCTTCTTTGCTGCTTCGGTCTTCCTCTTGTAGGCCTGAAAGATCCAAGGCATGAGCGACACTAGGGAGGACGGTAAACAGAGGGGGCCCGGGGCAAGGGACTGGGGCGATGAGATAGGCATTCGAGAGCCTTGTGTGGATGAGGGTGGTAGACCAAATGCTGGGGAAGCCATGCATGGAACCCTTTCTGAGATCACTACTCAGGGAGCATGGAGGCCAGGCTACATCACAGTTCTTCAGCCACATGGCTGTGTGCCCTTGGGTTAACATATTTCACCTCTCTGGGCATCCGGATTGCATTAGCACACCTGACAATGGAAAGGTAGAACAAACTAGAAAGAAGCCCCcttaggagctggcattgtggtggaatgggttaagccactcctGCAGAACTggcattcccacatgggtgtcttttcaagtcctggctgatccacttccgaCCCGGCTCCCTTGGTAATgcgcctggcaaggcagcagaatgCGGCCCAAGTGTCTTAGTtcctgcacgcatgtggaagacttggatgaagctcctggttcctggctctgctttggtcatttgagaagtgaaccaggagatggaagtctctctctctctctctctctctctccccctgtaactctggttttcatATTAATAAATCTTTGGAGAAAGACACCTCCTAAAGTCCTGTGTTTTGATTCAGCACAGTGTAGAACACGACAAAGGAGACAGCTCACAGGGGACACATTCCTTGCCTctggccctcacctgctgcttccccatgtttCCCATCCCAGCCGGAATCTCCAGAAggtgtctcccaggatgtgctcCGCACCTGTGCCAGCCACATCACCTCCCACCCAGACGTTTCAGGACTGCCAGACCTTCTCTGACCTGGGCAAGCTGCCCATGTGCCCATTCCCTGCTAGCCAgacaggaaagcaatggacaccCCACAAGGTGTCACAGGGATttaggagagagagagcccaaCTCAATGCTTGGCCCTGGCATGAGTTCAGAGAATGGTAGCCAGTGTGTGCTTCACAGAGAACTTACACAGTCAGTGACCACATTTGCCACTGagccttttcttcttttgaagacttactttatattttattttatcggAAGGGCTGAtatacagaaataaggagagacagacagaaagatcctccatccactggttcaatccccaaggggccccaatggccagagctgagctgattggaagccaggaaccagtagtttcttctgggtctcccatgcaggtgcagggtcccaaaatcctgggccatcctccactgctttccctggccacaaacaagcagcaggatgggaagtggagcagctggaacataagccagtgcccacatgggattctggtatgtgcaaggtgaggatttatccaatAGGCCCATGAGCTATTTCTATCCCCTTTTCCCCCAGGGGGACCCAGGTTCATGCTGACTGGGACAGGAAACTCTGGCCTGGACTCCAGTCCTTCAGAGCTGAGTGGAAAGATGGACAGGGATGCTCACTCAGAGGTCCAGGATAGTAGGGAAGTCACCGGGGCCCATAGACAGCACACAGAACTGCAAGGGACAAAGCTTGCCAGCTTCTAGACGGAGAACCAGGCCCAGAAAAGCCCCCTGCGGGAGCCTCTGGTCCAAGGCTGGGTCTGGTCCCAGAGCTGCAGGGTCTGCCCTGGGCTCAGGGAAACCCTAGGAAGGGGTAAAGGCTCACCTGCTTCTGCTCCTCTCCCAAGCTGTCCCACATGGAGGCCACGATTTTGGACACATCCCCGAAGGTGGCGCTGGGGTTCTGCCCCTTGATGGCAGCCTGCGTGTCCCTGAAGAAGAGTGCGTAGGCTGACACTGGCTTCTGTGGCTCATTGGggtccttcttcttcttctttttgggGTTCTTGGCTTTCTTTCCAGGGTCGGCTGAGGGTCTCTTCTCTCCTGAGATCTGTCACAAAACCACAGAGGGGTGGATGCAGGGCCTAGCAGTTAGGATCACCTTCATCCCGTGtcacagtgtctgggtttgaagctctgctctgcttcctactctagattcctgctaacacgcaccttgtggggcagcaggtggcgAGTTAAGTGCCTGGGTCCTCGCTaccagcataggagacctggatggagttcctggctcctggattcagtctggccatttgggggagtgagcagTCAGGAAGAGGCTCTATTAGCCTGTCTCTctcagatactaatactgctaccacgactaccactactactactaataaaacAACGAAAAAAGAAGGGTTGGTGTTATGTTCAGGATCTGGCCTGAGAGAAGATTTTACAagtgtttataaaaatatatatatgtgttgtcTGGCATACAAGAAGAGCTGTGTCATcctggggctgtggctgggccagaacTGGAGTCCGCTTTGTCGCCCCCAGCCCAGGGGGCCAGCGTCTCTTGCCTGAGCACATTGGTCATGCCTCGCAACCTCCAAGGCCCTTGCAAAGAAGAGAGGGCCCCTGCCATCGGAGGCAGGGGTCTCAGGGTGGAATTTTGAATCCACCACTGGCTCTGTGGGAGGGTCGGGGCCCGGAACTCCGCCCCTGATCTTTCCGTGGCTCAGTTTACCTTCCGGATAAAAGCAGGTGCTCTCTCATGGGGAGACTGACATGGGGTCAGTGCAAAAGGCGGGCCAGGGCCTGGACAGGTGGGAGCTCTCACCATGGACACGTACTCAAGGAGTCAGGCCTGCCTCTGGACTGCCTAGGGGTGCCCTCTCCTAGGCCACACCTGTTTATCAGAATTAGCACTGATGCATATGTCAGTTTGCATGATTTGATTGTTCCATGTTGTGTGTGTATCTAGCACAACATCAATGTGTACCCCACAATTCCATATAATTCCATGGGCCAGACTTTGCAGACACGAGATGCTCCTCGGGCACTCCGTCCCCACCCTGCCTACCTTGAAATGGGCTTCTGACTCCTCCTCCTGTGTGGAACTGGAGGGTGAGGGGGTTGCTGACTTGCTTCCTGGGGGTGAGGGGGAGCTGTGGGCAATGCCGCTCCGGAAACCCATCTGCGAGATGAGCTGGGACTGGCTGAGGGCGGTCATGTGGCTGGCCAGCATGGCAGGGCGGCCCAGCAGGGGCCCCGGCCGGCCCGAGTCATAGGCTGCCACCTCCGAGTGAACCATCTCCTGGATCTACAAGTGGAGCAGAGGGCATTGTGTTAGCAGGGGGGGAGGAGCCCTACCACAGCATCACACCTGGCAGGTGCCACGGGTCATGAGCTATGGCTATTCCTCAGCTACATCCCGGCCCGTGTGGCTGGAGCTCAAGGTGCATGATTCTGTGCACATGTAGGGGAACTCCAGTGACCACTTGTCACCCTGCTGTCCCTCCCCTGGACAGACAGTTGGCACCGTAGCCCTGGCCAAGGCTTTGGCCAACTGCCCACAGTTCATTCTGTAATGTGAAAGCTTGTCCTGGAATGGGGCATTGATTCACTGGGCAGTCTCCTAGCAAACATCACAGACCGTTTGAAATCCTGGTCCTGCCGCTTACGAAGCTGAGTGATTTCAGCCAAATCACTTCACCTCACTGTGCCTGTCATTTTATCCATAAAGTGTGGATACAATCAATCACTCCTCCCTTCTAACGCTGTTACCAATACAAGGTATCTGGTTTAGGAAGCCCTGTGTTGAAGAAGCTTTTCTTGAATACCATGAATACATAAATGGATAAAGTTCAGCCATAATTCCCTTCTTAACTCTATTCCCCATGGCAGTCTCTAGCTGGCCATGTGCGCCACACACGTATGCATTTCTCACAGCAGCCGCATGGTTCAGAATCGCGTGCAGGTGTGACCCAGGCGCACTGAGTATGCACCCGGGGCAGCAATTCACCTGCTCAGTCCCTCGGCACCTGGGCTCATCTCCGCTTTCCAACAGCTAACGTCAAGTATCCgtgtcttcctcttccttcttcattaGGCAGGTTAATGGGTCTTCAATTtctcaaatttcatttttatttagtttcttttatttgaaagggagaaagcagttgtttctttcctttttgctgcTCACGTCTACCAACAAAAATGACTAAAGAATGTGGAATGTACTTTAAACTTTTGAGAGTTGAAAGCTTTCTTTGGGACCCAACTAGGATTCCATTTTCTATCAATTCCACAGTGCTTGCTTACTGGCAAGAAGTGACAGGGTTGGCCCGCCCTTATGTCTGGGCTCCTGTAAAGACACCAGCTTGTCTGGTCTCCCACCACGTGTTCGCTTTTATCAAAATCTCCCTCTCATATTTAAAGGTTTTGTTTTGGGGAATTTGAAACGTTTTtatcacacacagaaaaagccTGAGAACTATGTCTTCCTAATGGACTGACCCTTTTCTGATGATAAAGTGTGTTGGTTTCgttgttgttatttttgcctTGAATTCAGCAGTCTGATACAAATGCTGCTACCCTTGCCTGTAGCAGGTCTTTCTTtcggacaattttttttttttaaaacttgtccCTGTTTTATCCTTTGGGGTTTTGCTTCTCCAGTGCTAATGTTTATATCATGGTCTGTTTTAACAAAAGAATGGAGGTGCTTCCTTCTTGCTGAGGAACAATATCAATAACACAGAGATTACATTCTGCTTAGACAAACGAAAAAGGGCAGATACACAACCACCTGAGGCCCAGCGCCTTCTGCCTTTGTAACATTTTCGATGTCCAGcaggtttatttttctgttttctctcttgaaTGTTTTGGTAATTTAAATACAAATCATATGGTAttgatttaaatatataaacatacatttcatatatgtatacacatatatgcaaatGGCCCATTTCATCCAGATTTTAACACGTAGCAGCTTATAACTGGGATAATATTGCATTTGTAATCCACCATATGGCTTTTGTAGTTAAATTCTCATTCAAAATTATCATATTGTGTATATGGGCTGCTTTTAAAATTGATCTTCTCAACAGTTTAGTTTTTAACTGTTTACCAAATGAAccatttcttatatttttatgaattaatctgacagttttcaaaaaattatcaTTAACTGAATTATGCTTTCATATCTATGAATGCCATATTCAGGTgtcacactttttcttttttatctagcTTTCCCAAATTAAGCAACTTATTTTCATATTTCCTCTGTGACTCACAGGGGCCTCTAGGGCAGGAGTTCAAACCAACTGGCCAGGCAAGGGTCAGTTGGTGATGTCAGTTGGTGATGCATTTTGCTTCTCCTATGTGGGGTATTATGGGCATCCAGTGGGGGGTAGCTGGGGCCACAGTCCAACGTCCTGGGGTGAGTGCAGCAGCCCCCTCCTCATTCGCCATCCCCAGTGTCAATCTGCCCAGGCTGAGAAACCCTAGGATTTTTTTGCCCCTGAAAAGGATTTTCGCTGCATCCCATAGCTAGTTCACCACAGAAAGTCTGATTTCCCTTTGCTATCACCCTAATGTTCTTTGGAAGAGTGTTTTCAGTTCACATACCCTTCTGTCCTCATGGTTGGATAAGCTGACCCTTGGAATTTTTATCTTCCTAATCCATGCTGAGTTTCTCATTTATGGATTGAGGCAGGGAGCGTGGGGAGTGGCAATCAAGTTATGTAAGATTCCTAGGCACCTCTGAAATCACGTTGACTCTGGAGCACACAGCTCCTGGGGAAGGTCCCTTCCCTGTTGTCAGGATGGCTGCTGTCCTCCATCCTTGGTTCAGGACCTAGCTTACTGTGGATGTGCCTCTCTTTCTGGTTCTTTTGTTGTTCCAAAGGTCCCTCTGTGTGTTGGACCTTCATAAGGATGTCATTGTCCTGACATCACTGGGTTCACTCAGTGAGGGATCATCTGCCCATCTCAGGGTCCTTGTCTCAGTCTCATCTACAAAGTCCCTGCTACCGTAGAAGGTGACAAACACATTCCTAGGCTCCAGGACCAGATGTGGACATCCTGGGAGGAAATTCTTCAGCCCAGGGACACCCCAGAGCC carries:
- the TOX2 gene encoding TOX high mobility group box family member 2 isoform X2; translation: MDVRLYPSAPAVGARPGPEPAGLAHLDYYHCGKTYTSQSESNEDYEIPPITPPNLPEPPLLHLGDHEASYHSLCHGLAPNGLLPAYSYQAMDLPAIMVSNMLAQDSHLLSGQLPTIQEMVHSEVAAYDSGRPGPLLGRPAMLASHMTALSQSQLISQMGFRSGIAHSSPSPPGSKSATPSPSSSTQEEESEAHFKISGEKRPSADPGKKAKNPKKKKKKDPNEPQKPVSAYALFFRDTQAAIKGQNPSATFGDVSKIVASMWDSLGEEQKQAYKRKTEAAKKEYLKALAAYRASLVSKSPPEQSENKSTQANPPAKMLPPKQPVYTMPGLAPFLTPSDLQAFRSGASPASLARTLGSKSLLTGLSASPPPPPAFPLSPPLHQQLPLPPHAQGALLNPPVSMSPAPQPPVLPTPMALQVQLAMSPSPPGPQDFAHIEFPSGSGTRSPGPSNPPGGGDWDSSYPSGECGLSTCSLLPRDKSLYLT
- the TOX2 gene encoding TOX high mobility group box family member 2 isoform X1, whose product is MDVRLYPSAPAVGARPGPEPAGLAHLDYYHCGKFDGDSACVGMSDGNPELLSTSQTYTSQSESNEDYEIPPITPPNLPEPPLLHLGDHEASYHSLCHGLAPNGLLPAYSYQAMDLPAIMVSNMLAQDSHLLSGQLPTIQEMVHSEVAAYDSGRPGPLLGRPAMLASHMTALSQSQLISQMGFRSGIAHSSPSPPGSKSATPSPSSSTQEEESEAHFKISGEKRPSADPGKKAKNPKKKKKKDPNEPQKPVSAYALFFRDTQAAIKGQNPSATFGDVSKIVASMWDSLGEEQKQAYKRKTEAAKKEYLKALAAYRASLVSKSPPEQSENKSTQANPPAKMLPPKQPVYTMPGLAPFLTPSDLQAFRSGASPASLARTLGSKSLLTGLSASPPPPPAFPLSPPLHQQLPLPPHAQGALLNPPVSMSPAPQPPVLPTPMALQVQLAMSPSPPGPQDFAHIEFPSGSGTRSPGPSNPPGGGDWDSSYPSGECGLSTCSLLPRDKSLYLT
- the TOX2 gene encoding TOX high mobility group box family member 2 isoform X3; the encoded protein is MSDGNPELLSTSQTYTSQSESNEDYEIPPITPPNLPEPPLLHLGDHEASYHSLCHGLAPNGLLPAYSYQAMDLPAIMVSNMLAQDSHLLSGQLPTIQEMVHSEVAAYDSGRPGPLLGRPAMLASHMTALSQSQLISQMGFRSGIAHSSPSPPGSKSATPSPSSSTQEEESEAHFKISGEKRPSADPGKKAKNPKKKKKKDPNEPQKPVSAYALFFRDTQAAIKGQNPSATFGDVSKIVASMWDSLGEEQKQAYKRKTEAAKKEYLKALAAYRASLVSKSPPEQSENKSTQANPPAKMLPPKQPVYTMPGLAPFLTPSDLQAFRSGASPASLARTLGSKSLLTGLSASPPPPPAFPLSPPLHQQLPLPPHAQGALLNPPVSMSPAPQPPVLPTPMALQVQLAMSPSPPGPQDFAHIEFPSGSGTRSPGPSNPPGGGDWDSSYPSGECGLSTCSLLPRDKSLYLT
- the TOX2 gene encoding TOX high mobility group box family member 2 isoform X4 — protein: MQQNRREAVAGAFSRCLGFCAMRHGLLLSRRRCIAGAFLQKFDGDSACVGMSDGNPELLSTSQTYTSQSESNEDYEIPPITPPNLPEPPLLHLGDHEASYHSLCHGLAPNGLLPAYSYQAMDLPAIMVSNMLAQDSHLLSGQLPTIQEMVHSEVAAYDSGRPGPLLGRPAMLASHMTALSQSQLISQMGFRSGIAHSSPSPPGSKSATPSPSSSTQEEESEAHFKISGEKRPSADPGKKAKNPKKKKKKDPNEPQKPVSAYALFFRDTQAAIKGQNPSATFGDVSKIVASMWDSLGEEQKQAYKRKTEAAKKEYLKALAAYRASLVSKSPPEQSENKSTQANPPAKMLPPKQPVYTMPGLAPFLTPSDLQAFRSGASPASLARTLGSKSLLTGLSASPPPPPAFPLSPPLHQQLPLPPHAQGALLNPPVSMSPAPQPPVLPTPMALQVQLAMSPSPPGPQDFAHIEFPSGSGTRSPGPSNPPGGGDWDSSYPSGECGLSTCSLLPRDKSLYLT